The window TTTTTTTCTTTACCTTGCTCTAGCTGGCTTGTCAGGTTATTCAGTATTGTCTTGCGCCTTTGGGCAAAACTTGCTCGCGTTACTTCAAAGAAGAATTCTTCATCTTTCACTTTAACAGCAGGTTTTTCTCTTACCGTAAGTCTTATTACGGCAGAGTCTACATTCGGCTGTGGTACAAAGACCGTTTTGGGAACGATCATGACAACCTCAGCATTGGTATAATATTGAATGGCTATTGACAGTGAGCCATAATCCTTTGTGCCAGGGCGGGCTGTTATTCTGTCCGCAACTTCTTTCTGCAGCATGACAACAATTCCTCTGACAGGCAGTTTCTCTTCCAAAATTTTCATAATAATTGGCGTTGTAACGTAATAAGGAAGATTAGCCGTTATAACAAGATCCATCCCTGGTGGGAACTCTTGCTCAATAACTGATTTAACATCCGCCTTTAAAAAATCGCTGTGAATAACTTTCACATTCTCATATGGGGATAAAGTATCCTCAAGGATTGGGAGAAGGCGCTGATCAATCTCAAAAGCCACCGTTTTTTTGCTTGCTTTAGCAAGCTGTTCTGTCAACGCTCCAATTCCCGGCCCAATTTCAATTGCACCTGTATCGGATGTAATTGCCGCAGCATCTACAATTTTTCTAAGTATATTTGTATCTATAAGAAAATTCTGCCCCAAACTCTTTTTAAATGAGAAGCCATACTTTTCAAGAATTGCTCGTGTTCTTAAGGGAGTTGCAATATCCTTATCCATTTATTTCCTCCTGACGGATTACTTGAAGGGCTTCCGTAAATTGCTGTCTGCTAATTTGAAACATCTTCAGCCGTTTATGAAGCTGCTTCCCGTTTGTATATCCAATTTTCAGCAGCTTCCCAAGCCGCTCTCTCTTTGAACTTGAACCCTGACCTCCAACCAACCCGGCAGCCAGCAAATCTTCTTGTGTAATCTCCTCTTGCGCATCTTCATTCATCCATTGTGCCGCCCATAAAGCTTTACGGATTGCCTCTGGACTTGCATGCTCTACACCAAGGCTGCTGCCAGGCTTACCCCTGGCTTCTTCCTTTTCAAGGAAAGCGTGTTTGCATCCGGGAATTTGCCTAGAAATCTCACTCCGTATCTTCTCACCTGGAAAGTCAGGATCGGTAAATACAATAACTCCCCTTACCCGACTGGCCAATCTAATTTTTTCAATTGTTTCCTCGTTTAAAGCCGAGCCGTTTGTTTCTATGGTGTCTGCTTCAACGGCCCTATTTATTGCAGTCGTATCGTCCTTGCCCTCCACTACGATGATTTCCTTGATTTTCATTATTTCCTCCAAAATAAGCAAGCACTAAATTTAAAATTTTTTTAATGAATTTGATATAAAAATGAAACCATTTTGTAATCTCTTCCGTCTATATAGATAAGACATTTTCATTCTTAGTATAAGGAAAAACCAGCACAAAAACAAAATGCAGGGACGGAACCCTGCATTTTGAAGGACTATTTAGTTAAGGATCTTAATTTTAACCTTCCTATTTCCCCATCGATAAGCATCAGAGAGGTTAGGAAAAAACACGTCTATTTTATAACCTTTAATAGCAGAACCTTTATCAGCAGCTATCGCATATCCATATCCTTCGACATAAACCTTTGTGCCTAGTGGGATGATTCTAGGGTCAACAGCTATTACCTTTACATTTGGGTTGGCACGGAGATTGATTCCAGTTGCAGTAATACCAGAGCACCCATTGCATCCTGCTGTATAGGCTGTTGAAGATACATAGAACTCCTTGCCTCCTGAAGGCATAGAACCACGAGAGACCTGGGCAACTAGGACTCTTGTACCGAGTGCAACCACTTTATCCTCTTTTTCACGAACCGTCTTTTCACTAACCAGTTTGCGTGAAACCTCTTTTCCATTTTCAAGGACTACTTCAAACTTTTTGGTCTTAAGTCCCTGTTTTCCTTCTTTTACAATCTTCTCTTTTCCTTTGGCAAGGTTCGTATCCTTCTTTGTTACTACTGCAAAATTAATTGGTTCTTCCACTACATCGGTGACTTTTTCTACCCGAATGACCTTTATCACGGCATTTTGTTCAATCTTCTCCTGTAATGAGGGTTCAACTCGATCTAGCTTTTTTAGTGTAATGCCTTGCTGTGTTAAAAAGTCAGCGACAGTAGCCGAAGTAGACCACACTTTTTGTGCCTTTTTGCTGCCATCAATAAAAGTTAGATAAAGGGCTTTATTAATTTCAATACTCATTTTGTCGCTGATTGGATCTTCAGGTTTTGCAGAAATATCATCTTGCTCAATCAAGGAAATCTTCTGCTCTTTAAGGAGCTCTGCAACCGTATCGGCTGTTGTCCAAACCGTTTTCTTCTCGTTATCTTTGACAATATCAACCTGTTTAGCTTGTTTCCAGACAATTTCAAAGTTATCTTTCACCTTTGT is drawn from Bacillus sp. FJAT-18017 and contains these coding sequences:
- the rnmV gene encoding ribonuclease M5: MKIKEIIVVEGKDDTTAINRAVEADTIETNGSALNEETIEKIRLASRVRGVIVFTDPDFPGEKIRSEISRQIPGCKHAFLEKEEARGKPGSSLGVEHASPEAIRKALWAAQWMNEDAQEEITQEDLLAAGLVGGQGSSSKRERLGKLLKIGYTNGKQLHKRLKMFQISRQQFTEALQVIRQEEING
- the rsmA gene encoding 16S rRNA (adenine(1518)-N(6)/adenine(1519)-N(6))-dimethyltransferase RsmA — encoded protein: MDKDIATPLRTRAILEKYGFSFKKSLGQNFLIDTNILRKIVDAAAITSDTGAIEIGPGIGALTEQLAKASKKTVAFEIDQRLLPILEDTLSPYENVKVIHSDFLKADVKSVIEQEFPPGMDLVITANLPYYVTTPIIMKILEEKLPVRGIVVMLQKEVADRITARPGTKDYGSLSIAIQYYTNAEVVMIVPKTVFVPQPNVDSAVIRLTVREKPAVKVKDEEFFFEVTRASFAQRRKTILNNLTSQLEQGKEKKDLIIAALNDSDIEPTRRGETLSLEEFARLSNSLLPVFRT
- a CDS encoding G5 and 3D domain-containing protein; its protein translation is MKNLFPPSLSRKKLVIFIASFLVFTVTLGFSFYEGTKKTVALTLNGQDKVVQTHAQTVEEVLKELGLTINSNDYLFPSVKTKVKDNFEIVWKQAKQVDIVKDNEKKTVWTTADTVAELLKEQKISLIEQDDISAKPEDPISDKMSIEINKALYLTFIDGSKKAQKVWSTSATVADFLTQQGITLKKLDRVEPSLQEKIEQNAVIKVIRVEKVTDVVEEPINFAVVTKKDTNLAKGKEKIVKEGKQGLKTKKFEVVLENGKEVSRKLVSEKTVREKEDKVVALGTRVLVAQVSRGSMPSGGKEFYVSSTAYTAGCNGCSGITATGINLRANPNVKVIAVDPRIIPLGTKVYVEGYGYAIAADKGSAIKGYKIDVFFPNLSDAYRWGNRKVKIKILN